AGAAGGGGCTGTTCTTCGCACACGACATCGTCACCCACCAGCTCCTGAAAGCGCCGCTGGAACTGGTCTTGGTCGAACTCCCCGTTTCGCTGTTCGGCACCGTCGGCTCGTTCGTCGTCGCGACCACCGGAATCGCCGTCCCGAACGCGGCGGCAGGGCTCGTGGTGTGCTACCCGCTCTTGGTCGCGCTCGTCGTGGCGGCCGCCGAACACCCCTCACCCCGCATCGTCGCGAGCTACTGGCTCGGCGCATCGATCGTCACCGCGACGGCGGTCGTCGCGAGCCTCGGGATGGTCCCCGACCCTGCCGGGGTCGGTTCGGGGGTGACCTATCACCTGATCCACCACACGGTCGCCGAACTGCTCCGCACCGCGATGCTTTTCCTCGGCGACGGCATCGTCGCTGCGGGGGCGTTGGCCGGCGTCGAAATCGAGGAGACTGTGGGATTCCTCGTGTCTGTCACCGCCTTTGCGGTCGCCTACGGCGTCCTCTGGGAACGACACGTCGGCCACGAATGAGCCGCGGTCCCGGAGCGGCGCGCGCCGACCTCAGTCGCCGTCCGCGGCCGGAACGACCGCTTCCTCGACGTCCGCTTCAGTCTCTGAGTCACTCTCCTCGAACGTCGCGTCCGGGTGACGAATCCAGAGGTCGCCGAACAGGTCGTCCTGTTCGAGCCGGATCTCGCTGCGGTGTGAGAGAAACAGGAGCGCGAGGTACGTCGTCACCGGCGTCTCGGCGGCCGTCTCGATCTCCGCGAACAGCACCTCGTCGCGGCCGTTGTCGTACTGAACCCAGATTTCCTCGCGAACGGCCGCGATCGACGTCTCGATGTCCTCGCTGTGGGCCGTGTCGGTGACGTCGGCGGCAGTCGGCTCGTCCTCGGCGCGGAACTCGTCGGCCGAGCGGTAATCGAGCGTCTGCGTCCCGCGGCGGTGCCCGCGCGGCGAGTCCGAGGTGTCGTACTCGCGGCGGCGCTTCCACCACGACTGCCGCTCGGCCTCCCGGAGTTCGCGGACGAGTTCGTCCAGCGTCTCGGGCGACCCTCGGGCGTCTTTTCGTTCGAGCCGGCGGTCCATCTCGGCTTCGAGCGTGTCGATCGGATCGAAGCCGGACGCGCCGTCGCCTTCGGCTCCGCCCTCGATCGGGCCGCCGCGTTCGAGCGCGACCTCCCACGGTTCCAACTCCTCCTCGTCGTCCTCGTCGTCGGGTTCCAGCAGCGCGTCGCTCTTCATCCGCAGGAGGACGGCGGCGTAAAAGAGCGCCCGGCCCGACGTCCGGAGGTCGGTCTCATCGAGCGCGTCGAGGAAAGCGTCCGTCGCCGCGACGAGGTCGACGTCCCACGGGTCGATCTCGCCGTCCTCGGCCAACTGCACGAGGAGCTCGACCGGTTCGACCTCGTCTTCGTCGGTTTTTGGGCCGTTCATCGGCGGCCCGCCGCCGGATCCGCCGAGATCGTTGGTTCCGCCGCCCGCAGTGCCGTCGAGGAGCGGCTCGCCGCCCGTCGGCGACGACCCGGCGGAGTCAGTCATCCGCGGGCACCTCCGCCCCCTTTCCGTCGGGTCCGCCGCCCTCATCATCGTCGCCCTCGCCGTCACCCAACTGGATTCCGGTGACGGCGCTGACGTTGTCGCCCTGCATCGTCACGCCGATGGCGCGCTCGGAGCGTTCCAAGAGCGCCGAGCGGTGCGAGACGACGACGAACTGAGCGTCTCCCGAGAGGTCGTCGACCATCTCGCCGACGCGCTCGGCGTTGGCGGCGTCGAGGAACGCGTCGATCTCATCGAGCGCGTAGAACGGCGCGGGGTTGTGTCGCTGGATCGCGAAGATGAACGCCAGCGCCGTCAGCGACTTCTCTCCACCCGACATCGCGTTCAGCCGCTGGATCGGCTTGTCGCCGGGCTGGGCCTTCATCGTCAGCCCGTCCTCGAAGGGATCCTCGGGGTTCTCGAGGTGGAGTTCGCCGGTCCCGTCGGAGAGCCGCTCGAAGATCTCGGTGAAGTTCTCGTTGATCGCGTCGAACGCGTTCATGAACGTCTCTTTCTTCTGGGCCTCGAAGCGGTCGATCCGCTCTGCGATGGCGTCGCGCTCGTCGACGAGGACGTCGCGGCGCTCTTGGAGGTCTTCGAGGTCCGCGCTCACCTCGTCGTACTCGTCGATCGCGAGCATATTGACGGGCTCGAGCGCCTCCATTTCGGACGAAAGGCGTTCGATCTCGGCTTCGACCTCGTCGTGGTCGGGGACGTTCTCGGGGTCGTACTCGCCGACTTCGGCTTCCAGTTCGTCGATCTCCCACGAGAGCCGCTCGACGCTGTCGCGCAGCGAGTCGAGCTTCGACTCGATTCGATCCACCGTCTCGCGCTTCTCGTCGCGCTCGCTCTTGGCCTCCCGCAGCGTCGCCTGCAGATCCGAGCGCTCGGCTTTCAGCTCTTTGAGTTCCTCTTCGAGGTCTGCGACCGCCTCGTGTTTGGCTTCGAGCGCCGTTTCCTTCTCCTCGATCTCGGCCTCCTTCTCGCGGATGTCGTCGCGCGCGTCGGCCTTCTTCTCCTGTGCGGTCTCGATCGTCTCTTCGAGATCCTCGACGGACTCCTCGGCGTACTGCCGCTGGAGTTGCAGCTCGTTGAGCCGCCCGTCGAGGTCGTCCATCCGATCCTCTTTCTCCTCGATCTCGGCGCGGATATCGTCGGCCTTCGCCGTCAGCTCGGGGATTTCCGAGTCCGCGAGGTCGCCTTCGAGGTCGTCGATCTCCGCCTGCACCTCCGCGATCTCGTCGTCGACGCGGTCGATCTCCGTATCGATCTGCCGCATCTCCTCGTCGACGTCGGCGCGCTCCTCGCGGAGCCGCTCGATATCGCCTTCGAGGTCGTCGATCTCCGCTTCGGCGTCCTCGACGTCGGCTTCGGCGTCCTCGACGTCGGCTTCGAGCGAACGGACCCGATCGCGGGCGTCGGAGGCGCGGCTTCTGGCGTCCTCGATGTCCTCTTCTTTCTCGCGGATCTCCGCTTGCAGACTTCGCCGCCGGTCTTCGAGCTCTTCGATCTCCTCGGCGAGCCGTTCGAGTCGGCCGCCGCCGGACTTCGAGAAGGAGTAGCGCGAGCCGCCGCCGGAGCCGCCGGTCATCGCGCCGGAGCGCTCGACGAGGTCGCCGTCGAGCGTCACCATCCGGTAGTCGCCCATCAGGTCCCGCGCGGTGTCCATATCCTCCACGACGAGCGTCGAGCCCAGCACGTAGGAGAAGACGGACTCGTACTGCGCGTCGTAATCCACGAGGTTGCGCGCGAAGTCGACGACGCCGGCGCGATCCGGGAGCTTCGGCAGCCCGCGGTCGTCCATCTTCGTGATCGGGAGGAACGTCGCCCGGCCGGCGTTTCTGGATTTCAGGTAGTCGATACAGTCGGAGCCGACGCGGTCGTCGTCGACGATGACGTGCGCGAGCCGCCCGCCGGCGGCCGTCTCGCAGGCGCTGGCGTACTCGCCGCCGACCGATCCAAGCTCGCCGACGGTGCCGTGGACGCCAGAGATACCCGCGTTCTTGATCGTCGTGACCGCCCGCGGCCACGAGGTGTCGCCGTCGTCGCCCGCGCGGGCTTCGAGTGTGGCATACTCGGACTGCTTCGATTGAATCTCCTCGACGACCTCGTCGAGTTCCGATTTCGACTCGTCGCGCTCCTCGCGGAGCTCCTCGACGACGCCCTCGATCTTCGATTCGTTCTTCTCCGCTTTGTCGAGCTCCGAGTGGAGGTCCGACACTTCGGCTTTCAGATCCGGGATCTTCTCCCGCAACTCCTCGATCTCGTCTTCGGCCTCCGAGATCTCTGTCGCCCGTCGCCGCGTCTCGTCGAGCAGGCGGTCCTTCTCGCGCTGGTGCTCGTTCTTCTCGCTTTTCAGCCCTTCGAGCCGGTCTTTCTTCTCGGCGAGATCGGCTTTCAGCTCGTCGTACTCGGTGTCGACGTCGTCGATCTCGGCTTGCACCTGCGCGAGATCCGTCTCCAAGGAGCCGATGTCGGATTTCACCGACGCCTTCTCGACTTTGACCGAACGGATCTCCTCGTCGAGCTCGTCGATCTCCTCCTGTTTCCGGTCGAGCTGGACGAACGCGTTCCGCCGCTCGCTTTCGGCGTCCTCGATGCGCTCTTCGGCGGCCTCGATCGCGTTCTCCAACCGATCGATCTCGCCTTTCACCTCCTCGATCTCGGATTTGATCCGGAGCTGCTCGTCCTCGCCCTTGCGCTCGATTTCCTTCGTCAACTCGTCGAGTTCGTCTTCGAGCCGGGTGACGCGACCCGCGCGGCGATCGAGTTCCTCTCTGTGCCCTGTGAGTTTCGATTCCGTCTTCTCGACGCGCTTCTCGGTCGATTCGAGGTCCGCGCGCTTGTCTTCGAGCTCCGCCGCCTTCTGGTAGCTCTCGTACTCCTCGCGCTCCTCGCGGAGCGACTGGTATTCGAGGGCGGTCTCGCGCTCGTCTTCGAGCTGTTCGAGTCGGTCTTCCTTCTCCTCGATCCGGAGGTCGGCCTCCTCGATTCGCGCCTCGACGGCGTCCAGCTCCTCGAAGGCGTCCTCCTTCTTCGCGTCGAACTCGGCGACGCCCGCGATCTCGTCGATGATTCCCCGCCGCTGGTAGGCGGTCATGTTGATGATCTCGGTGACGTCGCCCTGCATCACGACGTTGTAGCCCTCGGGCGTGATTCCCGCCTGCGAGAGGAGGTCCTGAATGTCGGATAAATTGCAGGCGCGGCCGTTGAGGTAGTAATACGAGTAGTAGTTGTCCTCGGTCTCCTTGACGCGCCGCTTGACGCTGATCTCCGAGACGTCGCCGATGTCGTCGCTCCCGGCGGCGTTGACGACCTGTGTCCGGTCGAGCGTGCCGTCGCTGTTGTCGAGGACGACCGTGACGGTCGCCTCCTTCGGGCCGGTCGTTCCGCCGTCGCCGTCGTCGCTCCCGTCGGCGTGACCCGGATTGTAGATCAGATCCGTCAGCTTCTCCGCGCGAATCCCGCGCGTTCGTGCCAGGCCGAGCGCGAACAACACGCCGTCGATGATGTTCGACTTACCGGAGCCGTTCGGGCCGGTGACGACCGTGAAGTCCTCGTAGAACGGAATCTTCGTCGTCCGCCCGAAGCTTTTGAAGCCGTCAAGGACGAGCTCTTTGATGTGCATGGGTTGCTCGTGGCGGGCGGAACGCCCGGTTACGCGACGATGATATCGTCGTCTTCGGCCGCCGCCTCGTCGTCTCCCTCACTCTCGTCCGCCTTAGTCTCGTCGCCCTGGGCGTCCGGTGCGTCGTCGGCGCTCGTGAGCCCCTCGTCGGCATCGGCGTCGATGAAGTCCGCGTCGTCGGCGGTCTGTGCGGACGTTTCTCGGCGCGATTCCGCCTGTGCGCGCGGTTCATCGACGCTACTGGCGTCGGTGTCGCCTTGGGTCTCGGCCGCAGAATCGCCCGACTCGGTGTCAGCCTGCTCCGCAGTCTCCGCGGACGACTGCGTGTCGTAGCCGACGGGCCGGCTCCCGGCCGAGAGATCGACTTCGACCTCCTCTTCGAGGAGGCGCACGCGCTCTTTCGTCTCGACGAGCTCTTCTGTCAGACCGTTGACGGCGGCCTGTAGCTCTGCCACCTTCGCTTCCAGCTCCTCCACACGGTTGCTCATAGCGTAGATAGCCCGCCTCCGGCCACATAAACGTACGTCAGACACCTACCCGGGAAGTGATAGATGAGCGACGCGTCGTCGGTGCCGGCGGCGGCCACCGCGCCGTCACCGCGAGGAACCGAACGACACGCAAGCATCGCGACGACACCGGACGTCGGCGACCGTCACCGCAGGTGCCGATCGAAGAACCCCGCGGCCCACTCGAGCGTGAACGCCCGCTGCGTCTCGTGGACGTCGTGACCGGCCCCGGCGGCGACGACGCAGTCGCCCGGCAGGTCGCGCTCCTCCAGCAGATCGTGAAACAGTTCGGAGGCCATCGACGGGGCGACGGCGTCGTCCTCGCCGTGGAGCAGCAGCATCGGAGCCGTGGTGGTGAGCGAGCGGTCGTCCCCGTCTGTACCGAGATAGGTCGACGGCGACGCTCGCGCCCACGCCTCCGGAGCCGACTCTCGATCCCCGCCGAGGAACACGCAGAGCGCCGGCGTCTCCGGCTCGTGTTCGAGCGCGTACGTTCCGCCGACGCCGACGACCGCCGACAGCGCGTCGCTCGCGGCGGCGACGTCGTCGTCGACGACTCTTGGTTCGGGCGCGAACGCGGCGTCGTCGGCTGTCAGCGCCGCCAACACCGCGAGGTGCGCCCCGGCGTCGTAGCCGAACGCGCCGATCCGGTCGGGATCGACGCCGACGGCCTCACTCGACGCGCGGACCCACTGGATCGCGGCCTTCAGATCGCGGAGCTGTGCCGGGAACGCGGCCGCGTCGCTGCCGCGGTACTCCGGCACGACGCAGACGTAACCCCGCTCGGCGAGGTCGAGCGCGTAGCGGGCCAGTTCACCCCGGTCGATCGATCGCCATCGATCGCCGGCGACGAGCACGGTTGCCGCGCGTCGCGCCGCGGTGCTGACCTCGCTCGGTCCGTCGCCAGCGGGTCGGTAGAGATCGAGCCGGAGGGACTCGTCCGCGGGCGTCGCGAACGAGATGCCGCGGCGGACGTCGATCCCGTCGGCGTCGGCGAAGGCAGCGCGCATCGGCTGAGCGGTCGCTCGGTGGTACGGAATAGGTTTCGCTTCCCGTCGAACCGGACGGCGATGTTCCACCGTCGGCGAGGCAGCCAGCCAGTTGCGGCGACTCTCTCGTCCCGTTAGCCTTTAGCCGCACTGCGTCGAACCACGCGGTAATGACCGCGCAAGCGCTCTCCCAGCGCGATCTCGCCACCGTCATCGGGCTGGAGGTCCACGTCCAGCTCGAGACGGATACGAAGATCTTCTGTGGCTGCTCGACCGAAGCGACCGAAGACGAGGAACCGAACAGCCGGACGTGTCCGGTCTGTCTCGGCCTGCCGGGCGCGCTGCCCGTCCTGAACGAGGGGGCCGTCGAGGCGGCCGTGAAGGTCGGCAAGGCGCTCGACGCCGACGTCGCCGAGCACACCCGTTTCCACCGGAAAAACTACTACTACCCCGACCTGCCGAAGAACTTTCAAATCACGCAGTACGACGCGCCGATCTGCGCGGACGGGACGCTCGAAGTCTCCGTCGAGGGGCAGCGCCGCGAGATCTCGATCGAGCGCGCCCACCTCGAAGAGGATCCCGGGAGTCTCCAGCACAAAGGCGGCGGCATCGACACCGCCGACTACACGCTCGTCAACTACAACCGCGCGGGCACGCCGCTTTTGGAGATCGTCACCGAGCCCGACTTCCGCAGCCCGCAGGAGACGCGGGCGTTCCTCGCGAAGTTAGAAGAGGTCCTCGAATACCTCGGCGTCTTCGACGCCGCCCGCGACGGCTCCCTGCGCGTCGACGCCAACATCTCGCTCGTCCCGGCCGACGAGGTCGACGACGACGGCTCGATCGGAACCGAGGCGCTCGAAGCGGCCAATCGGACCGAGGTCAAGAACATCTCCAGTCACAAGGGCGCAGAGCAGGCGCTGGCCTACGAGGTCACGCGGCAGAAGAACGCCGTCCAGCGCGGCCGCGCGGTCGAACAGGAGACGCGTCACTGGGACGAGTCCCGCGGGATCACCGTCTCGATGCGCTCGAAAGAAGAGGAGAAAGACTACCGCTACTTCCGCGAGGCCGACCTGCCGCCGCTTCAGGTCGCCGACTGGAAGGACCGGATCCCGATCCCCGAACTCCCCGACGCCCGTCGCGAGCGCTTCCGCGAGGAGTACGACCTTGACGCCGAGTCGGCGTCGAAGCTCACGTCGACGAAGGAGGTCGCGGACTTCTTCGAGGACGTCGCCGAGGCGTTCGACCCCGACTTGGCGGCGACGTGGGTCGCCGACAACCTCCTCGGCGAACTCAACTACCGCGATATGGAGATCACCGACGTCGACGACCGCCTCGACGAGTTCACCCGCCTCGTCGAACTCGTCGCCGAGGGCGAAATCACCACCAAGAACGCCGAGGAGGTCGTCCTCCGCCGGATGCTTGACGAGGGTGACGATCCCGACGCGATCATCGACGCGGAGGGGCTCGGCACGGCCGACGACGACGAGGTCGCCGTCGCCGTCAGGGAGGCCATCGAGGAGAACCCCGACGCGGTCGAGGATTACCACGCCGGCGAGGGCGGCGCGATCAACTTCCTCGTCGGGCAGGTGATGCAGAAGACCGGCGGGAGCGCGGATCCGGGCGACGTGAACGGGATGCTCCGCGAGCGGCTGGACGAATAGCGCTCCGAGCGACGGAGCGGGGTGCTGTGAGAGCGCTTTCGCAGCGACGGCCTCGTTTAGCCCCAAATTTCGGAAATCGCGGCCTGTAAACCCACTGTCGGATTACTAGCGGGTCCGGAGGTTTTCTGAGTACTTATCGGTCCTCGTCGGGATCGGCATAGTACGTGAAACTGTACTCCGAGACGAGATCTAATAGCCGACTCATATCACCGGTCTCGGTGTCAAACACGTCCTCCCTGTACAGGTCGACGAAATTCGACCAGTCGATTCCTTCGGCGGCTTCGCGGTCCATCGAGATCTGTTGAGATTGCTTCCACTGCGGATTCCCGCCGGTGTCGTAACCGGAGTTGAGAAAGGCGTTGACGGTAACCCGAGAGATCTGGTAGTCGCTCGTGTAGAAGCCCCGAAAAAGGTAGACGGCGAAGACGCTCTGCACCTGCTCAGCTTCTTCGGCCCAGGTTAGCTGATCGCTCTTATAATCCGGGTGTTTTGAGTTCCAGTTGACGTCAACGACCCACCCGTTGTGCGCTTGTGTGAGCGGGAAATCGCGCCAGGAGTCGAAGAACGACCACGGTCGATTGGTGGGGACCTTGTCACCCAGGCCGAACGATGAATCGGCGATTCTCTCAGCTTCGTCCGCGGTCAACTCCGGACCCGGAGCTCGGATCTGATAGGGAACGCTCGTCGAGTCAAGAACTTGGTCATCGGGCGAGACCACGCGTACCTCGACCGATGTGCTCTCTGTAATCGGTGTCTCGAGAGGGACTTCCCCGGAGAATGTCTCGCCGGCAGATATCACCTCGGAACGGACCGTTGTGCTGCCATACTCGATTACCAACCGGTAGTCGACGTTCGCTTGGGCCGACTCGATTAGTATCACTGTTCCCTGACCAGACTGCTGCTGGACGCTAATCGAGCCAGACGGTGTCGGGGACTCGTTTTCGGAATCGAAATCCGGATCATTACCACCTCCCCCACCGTCACTGGTGTCGTCGCTGCCGGAACAGCCCGCTGTGACCGTCGCCGTCAATGCTACGAATGCGCGTCGATTCAGTCGGTGTGTCACGGTCCACCTCCGAGGTCGGGAAGAGCCACCCAAGGGATGCAATCATCGATTGTCAACCGAATTCCAGCGTCACTTTTTGAATGCATAGGCGATACCTCCGGGCGTCATTGAAGCAAGCAGGATGCTTTGTTATGTGTTACCAACACTCATTTGAGGGCGGAAGCGGGGATATGATATAGAACTAATGACACTACTATCGAAACGAGTAACCAAACGACTCAAAAGTTTAGTCGAACATTTCTGATTGTTACCTTTTCCTTATAAGACATCTTGTCAGATAGATTGTCCCATTGGAACGTTATGAGCTCCCGACTTTCATCCGAAGCCGAAGACGCTTGAAGAGGCTACGAACATCCACGATTTGAGGAAAGGGGAGTAGCACCTCGATTCAGCGTAACACGGCCCGCGGCAACTATTACGGCTGTTCCACGCGCACGGGCGCGCTGTCCGCTGATTTGGGGAATTCGAGCGCGAAAGGTTTAGGCCGACCCCTCACCTATCGCCGCCTAATGAGCCAGGGCCCCGAACTCATCATCACCGAGAAGGACAACGCCGCTCGGCGCATCGCGGACATCCTGAGCGGCGGGTCCGCCGAGGCCGATCGGCGCAACGGCGTGAACGTCTACAAGTGGGGCGGCAAGCGCTGCATCGGCCTCTCGGGTCACGTCGTCGGCGTCGACTTCCCGCCGGAGTACAACGACTGGCGCGACGTCGAGCCCGTCGAGCTGATCGACGCGCCGATCGACAAGCACCCGACCCAAGAGAACATCGTCTCGGCGCTCCGACTGCTGGCACGGCGCGCCGGCCGCGTCGTCATCGCGACAGACTACGACCGCGAGGGCGAACTCATCGGCAAGGAGGCGTACGAACTCGTCCGCGAGGTCAACGAGGACGCTCCGATCGACCGCGTGCGCTTCTCTTCGATCACCGACAACGAGGTGATCGACGCGTTCGAGAACCCCGACGAACTCGATTTCAACCTCGCCGCCGCGGGCGAAGCCCGCCAGATCATCGACCTCGTCTGGGGTGCGGCGCTGACGCGCTATCTCTCGCTGTCGGCCCGGCAGCTCGGCGACGATTTCATTTCCGTCGGCCGCGTGCAGGGACCGACGCTGAAGCTCATCGTCGACCGCGAGCGCGAGATCGAGGCGTTCGACCCCGAGGACTACTGGGAGCTGTTCGCCGATCTGGAAACGGCCGACGAGGCGGAGAACGGCTCCTTCGAGGCGCAGTACTTCTACCTCGACGAGGACGACAACGAGGCCGAGCGCGTCTGGGACGAGGACGAGGCCGAGCGCGCCTACGAGACCTTGGAAGTGGCGTCGACCTCGGTCGTCGACTCC
This DNA window, taken from Halobellus sp. LT62, encodes the following:
- a CDS encoding segregation/condensation protein A produces the protein MTDSAGSSPTGGEPLLDGTAGGGTNDLGGSGGGPPMNGPKTDEDEVEPVELLVQLAEDGEIDPWDVDLVAATDAFLDALDETDLRTSGRALFYAAVLLRMKSDALLEPDDEDDEEELEPWEVALERGGPIEGGAEGDGASGFDPIDTLEAEMDRRLERKDARGSPETLDELVRELREAERQSWWKRRREYDTSDSPRGHRRGTQTLDYRSADEFRAEDEPTAADVTDTAHSEDIETSIAAVREEIWVQYDNGRDEVLFAEIETAAETPVTTYLALLFLSHRSEIRLEQDDLFGDLWIRHPDATFEESDSETEADVEEAVVPAADGD
- the smc gene encoding chromosome segregation protein SMC — translated: MHIKELVLDGFKSFGRTTKIPFYEDFTVVTGPNGSGKSNIIDGVLFALGLARTRGIRAEKLTDLIYNPGHADGSDDGDGGTTGPKEATVTVVLDNSDGTLDRTQVVNAAGSDDIGDVSEISVKRRVKETEDNYYSYYYLNGRACNLSDIQDLLSQAGITPEGYNVVMQGDVTEIINMTAYQRRGIIDEIAGVAEFDAKKEDAFEELDAVEARIEEADLRIEEKEDRLEQLEDERETALEYQSLREEREEYESYQKAAELEDKRADLESTEKRVEKTESKLTGHREELDRRAGRVTRLEDELDELTKEIERKGEDEQLRIKSEIEEVKGEIDRLENAIEAAEERIEDAESERRNAFVQLDRKQEEIDELDEEIRSVKVEKASVKSDIGSLETDLAQVQAEIDDVDTEYDELKADLAEKKDRLEGLKSEKNEHQREKDRLLDETRRRATEISEAEDEIEELREKIPDLKAEVSDLHSELDKAEKNESKIEGVVEELREERDESKSELDEVVEEIQSKQSEYATLEARAGDDGDTSWPRAVTTIKNAGISGVHGTVGELGSVGGEYASACETAAGGRLAHVIVDDDRVGSDCIDYLKSRNAGRATFLPITKMDDRGLPKLPDRAGVVDFARNLVDYDAQYESVFSYVLGSTLVVEDMDTARDLMGDYRMVTLDGDLVERSGAMTGGSGGGSRYSFSKSGGGRLERLAEEIEELEDRRRSLQAEIREKEEDIEDARSRASDARDRVRSLEADVEDAEADVEDAEAEIDDLEGDIERLREERADVDEEMRQIDTEIDRVDDEIAEVQAEIDDLEGDLADSEIPELTAKADDIRAEIEEKEDRMDDLDGRLNELQLQRQYAEESVEDLEETIETAQEKKADARDDIREKEAEIEEKETALEAKHEAVADLEEELKELKAERSDLQATLREAKSERDEKRETVDRIESKLDSLRDSVERLSWEIDELEAEVGEYDPENVPDHDEVEAEIERLSSEMEALEPVNMLAIDEYDEVSADLEDLQERRDVLVDERDAIAERIDRFEAQKKETFMNAFDAINENFTEIFERLSDGTGELHLENPEDPFEDGLTMKAQPGDKPIQRLNAMSGGEKSLTALAFIFAIQRHNPAPFYALDEIDAFLDAANAERVGEMVDDLSGDAQFVVVSHRSALLERSERAIGVTMQGDNVSAVTGIQLGDGEGDDDEGGGPDGKGAEVPADD
- a CDS encoding DUF7518 family protein, with protein sequence MSNRVEELEAKVAELQAAVNGLTEELVETKERVRLLEEEVEVDLSAGSRPVGYDTQSSAETAEQADTESGDSAAETQGDTDASSVDEPRAQAESRRETSAQTADDADFIDADADEGLTSADDAPDAQGDETKADESEGDDEAAAEDDDIIVA
- a CDS encoding alpha/beta hydrolase; amino-acid sequence: MRAAFADADGIDVRRGISFATPADESLRLDLYRPAGDGPSEVSTAARRAATVLVAGDRWRSIDRGELARYALDLAERGYVCVVPEYRGSDAAAFPAQLRDLKAAIQWVRASSEAVGVDPDRIGAFGYDAGAHLAVLAALTADDAAFAPEPRVVDDDVAAASDALSAVVGVGGTYALEHEPETPALCVFLGGDRESAPEAWARASPSTYLGTDGDDRSLTTTAPMLLLHGEDDAVAPSMASELFHDLLEERDLPGDCVVAAGAGHDVHETQRAFTLEWAAGFFDRHLR
- the gatB gene encoding Asp-tRNA(Asn)/Glu-tRNA(Gln) amidotransferase subunit GatB, which codes for MTAQALSQRDLATVIGLEVHVQLETDTKIFCGCSTEATEDEEPNSRTCPVCLGLPGALPVLNEGAVEAAVKVGKALDADVAEHTRFHRKNYYYPDLPKNFQITQYDAPICADGTLEVSVEGQRREISIERAHLEEDPGSLQHKGGGIDTADYTLVNYNRAGTPLLEIVTEPDFRSPQETRAFLAKLEEVLEYLGVFDAARDGSLRVDANISLVPADEVDDDGSIGTEALEAANRTEVKNISSHKGAEQALAYEVTRQKNAVQRGRAVEQETRHWDESRGITVSMRSKEEEKDYRYFREADLPPLQVADWKDRIPIPELPDARRERFREEYDLDAESASKLTSTKEVADFFEDVAEAFDPDLAATWVADNLLGELNYRDMEITDVDDRLDEFTRLVELVAEGEITTKNAEEVVLRRMLDEGDDPDAIIDAEGLGTADDDEVAVAVREAIEENPDAVEDYHAGEGGAINFLVGQVMQKTGGSADPGDVNGMLRERLDE